CCTTGGTACCGCCCTGACCTCGTCCTTGGGCCTCGCCTCTCTCGCTGATCACGCCCCCCTGCAGCTTCTGGAGCGCTGGTGGCAGCCCCTGTTGGAGCCGCTGCGGGGCTGCCTGCCGCTGGGAACCCGAGCGCTGCCCGCGGGCTTCCCACTGCACACGGACATCCTCGGGTAGGGCGCGGCAGGGGGAATGGGTTGGGGGTCCTCCGCACCTCTTTCCTGGCCGTGACACCTGTTTCCCCACAGGCTGCTGCTCCTCCACCTGGAACTGAAACGCTGTCTCTTCACGGTGGAGCCCTCGCGGGATAAAGGTGACTGGGAGGTGGGCGGGGCCgggaggggcgggggctgggcaggggctcTGCGTTACCGCACCCCTCTTCCACCTTCAGAACCGTCTCCGGAGCACCGCCGGCGCCTTCTCCGCTCTTTCTACACCCTGGTTACCGCCACTCACTTCCCACCAGGTCAGCGGCGGGCACAGCGACCCCTTTGCACACACTGGGGCACTGGGTCCCAGTTCTCACGAGGCGGGAGtaagaggcaggggagggggaaagcGGTAGGAGAAGCGTGGACTGGGGATGGCCGTCTGTGAGCCCCGGGCATGTACACGGGCACGAAGGGAAGAGAGCTgaagggaggggcaggaagggccCAGCCTGCAGGTTTCAGAGCCTCCTGGCTGACCCTAAACACCGAGACCTCATCTCCTGCCAGATGCTTTTTGTGTATTGACTCACTTCTTCCtcgggcttcccttatagctcagttggtaaagaatccacctacgatgcgggagtcctgggttcgatccctgagttggaaagatcccctggacaagggaaaggttacccacaccaatattctggcctggagaattccatggattgtatagtccatgagatcacagagagtcagagaagactAAGTGATTTTCGCATCCTCATAGTTGAAGGTTATCTCCTGTTACATCATTATTTCCATCTTATAGATGAGCAAACAGGCTTAATAAACAGCAGAGCTATGCTGTGATTCAAACACAGGCAATCCACACGCTCCTGCTCTACTGCTAAAAATACAGGCTTTGGGTGGAGGAGGTTGGTAGATTCCACAGAACACAGGTCCAGGAGGAAAAGCTGTCACACAGAACCTGAGGCCCAGACAAAGAAAGGGACCCAGAGTGATACTACAATCCCAGCAAGGACCCTGATGAGTGTAACAAAATAGTGAAAAGTTCCATCTGGAGGGGCAAAGGACTGCCCCTTCCTAGCCATGCGACCCCACCTCCCTCACCTGCTTCCCAAGTGGGGTGGGGTCCTCTGGAGgccagtgcctggcacctgggCAGCATCTCTTGCATGTCTGTGATCTGTACTGCTAACCAGATTGCTTGGGGCTGCACACACAGTGTCCCCAGGAAAGTGGGGCACTGGGGCTGGAAGAGGGGGAGAGTCTGATCTCAAGTCCTGACAGCTGGCTGGAGCTGCGAGCCTCTTCCATCAGATGTTAAACTTAGCCCAGGATGGGGGTTGGCTCCCTCAGGTTGGCATTCTAGTTGTCCAGGCCTCACTGGTCACCTCGACCTTCGTTGTCCTTCCTTCAGAGCCGGGGCAGCCAGAGGAGAAAGCAGAAGAGGCCATCCACCGGGCCCAGGTAGCCAGAGCCTGCTACTTGGTGTTGGGGACTGAGGAGCCAGGCACAGGATGGCGGCTGGTGGCGCTGCAGTTGGGGCCacggcggctgctgctgctgctgtctgcTCAGAGTCCCACATACGGGCTGCGGGGCCTGGCCACCCACACTCTGCATGCCCTCACCCCGCTCCTCTGACCACTGGACCTGAACGCCAGACATAGACAAGGACGGGGGCTATTAGCGTCTCTGTTTATTCGCTCACAATAATACACAGCCCCtggaagggagggggcaggaggggctatgacaggatggggtgggaggggaggaggcacccacttccccacccctctcccctctgtgcttcagggggaaagggagggagggggctccCCCTTACCCCCCAGAATGTAAACAGCAGcagatgaacaaaaataaaaatacaaaaggcCGGAGGAAGTTCCTGgacatccccccaccccagggtcttCCCTGTCACCAGCGGAGGTCCCTCGCTGCCCCATCCACCAAAGCTGCCTCAGTCCTGGGGGCTGCCCAGTGCCGGCCACATCCCCGGGGGGCAGAGTCCAGGGCTCAGAACTGCTGCGCCAGCAGCTCACACAGGTGACGGGAGACGGGTTCCTTGCTGGTGCGCAGGGTCAGCCGGTACATCTAGTGGGGACAGGGCGATTCAGGGGGGAGGCAGAGAGGATGGAGAGCCAGGGGAGGAGAGTTAGACACAGGGCAGATAAATGATGAGAAAGGATCAAGCGGTCAGAAAAGTAATATAAGAGAGGGAAAGGATGAAGGTAAAAAAGGTCACAAAGGGTATAAAGGATATAGAGACAAAAAGCagggaggaaaagggagaggaagacaAAAGGGCAGAGAATGCACAAAGAGCAGGCCTTGGAAACCACCACTCACCTGAGCCTGGGCATTGGGCTCCAGCCGGAGCAGACAGCCCACCTGCAGGGCTTTAGTCTGGATGATTCCAGCCCCCACGAAGTTCTCAGGGTTGGGGTCCACATTGTCCAGGAGAGCAGAGCCAAACCCCAGGAGCTAAGGGGGCGGGGGGCCCAATCTCTGTTAGCTCCcagacagcagcatgccagttACCCCAAACCCTTGGGAGTGGAAATTAGTCCGACTTTACCAATGGGAAAACAGGCTCAAGTAGAGCAGCCACCGTACCCCAAATCCCAGAGTTCGGGAGAGGAGAGTGAGGCAGGACTGGGATGGTAGCCCGCGTGCCTCTCCTGTCTAGCCTCTCACCTTGGCCTTAGTGACCTCCGCGTCCATGGGGTGGTTGGCTTTGAAGATTTTCTGGGCCTCCTGTTGGGGGCTAGGGGCAGGAAAAGGTCCAAGTCAGGGATCTGGAAGCCCCAGTCCCGCCCACCCTGAGGGCGGCTTTGGCTCCCCTCGCCCTCggctcacaggctcagctgcTTCCAACGCTGGAAGAAGTCCTGGGCCGCCATCTCCGTCGGCTGGAAGAACTTGTTGATGGTCACTGGGAGTTTCAGGGTGAGGGACTGGGGGGCGCCCCCGTACCTGGCGGGAGAGGGAGGGCTCGTCAGGCCCCGCCCTCGCCCTGGAGGCCCCGCCCACCCGGCAGCGCCCCGCCTCCTGACTCACCGGAAGCGCACCGACAGGAGCGGCGGCGTCAGGAAGTCCCGCAGACACTCAATGTTGAGCACCTGCTGCACCTGCGCCCCGCCGTCCACCTGCGAGGCCACCCGCTTGGTCTGCACGGCCAGCTGTGCCCGCCCGTGGTCAAGGAAGCCAGAAACGCGAgcgggggagtggggaggaatgGAGGGGAGCCGACGAGGGCTCGAGGACTTCACCATCACCTGATGGTTCAGAACTTCCCTGGCGCCCCCAGCCCTGCCATCCCAGGCTCATCCAACATGAACCAGCTCCAAAGTCCTTCCTAATCCAAACCTCTGACCTGGGTGCCTCTGGCTTTCCACAGTGGGCTCAGCCACCTCCATTACCGCACAGGTCATGCCCTGGCTCTGAAGGCTGACCTAGGCTTGAATCTCAGCTCTTCTTAGAGGTTAagaagtcacttaacctctcttagCCTCATCTTCGAAATGGATATAAGTGTCCTCAGCAGTCAATGAAATAATCTCCCACAAGTACCTGTCAgtgtgtctggcacatggtaagttCACTGAAATGGTAGCAATCAGTGTTACTACCATCTATCTGTGTCGACAACCCATTGGCAAGTTGGGGCCTTATTTCTCTCCTCCCGCCCCTGCCCAGAACAAAGCTGAGCCTCAAGGAGGTCTCTGGAAATGATGAATGAAACAAAGAGCTAAAATGGTCTTCAAATTTTGGGGTATAATCACTCTAATTTCCAagttgtggaaactgaggccaagagaaggGGGACAGGGGACTGACACTGCTCAAGCAGTTCCTTCATGCCAGCACCCTTCCAGGGTCTTCCAGCCACAATGATTCTCAAAACAAGACTGAGAAGGAGAGGAGGGTCCACATTTCACTGAAGGAATTTCAGGGCTCGGAGAGGCCAAGAGACTGGCCGAGGCACTGGAATCACGGGTGTGGAGCCCGATGGAAGACAAGGTTAGGACACGGCGGAGGGGCCTAACAGGGaccaactgaggcccagagcatgTGGGATTCAGGAAATAACACCTCCTGCATCCCTGTCATGTCATGTCAGTGTCCTCTCCTGTCCTGGGAAAGAGGCCCACTCCCTCTTACAGATGATGCTAAATCTCAGAGAAGTACCATGGGCTCAGGCTCTCAAGTAAGGAGGCCAAACAGGGATCTGGATCTGTTTCCCGGCTGCCAGGAAGGCAGACCtggaggggcggggctgggccaGGCCGAGAGGATATGAGTCTGGAGGTCTCCAGGGTGAACCACAGTGGGAGAGAAGTTCTGGAACTGCACCGAGGTCTTGTTGCCATAGAAGAGATACATGCGGCCTGAGGGAATGGAGGTGAGAGGCAGGGTTCTATCTGAGTTCCTTCCATGTCCTCCCCGAGCCGGGGTCTCCTGGAAACCTCACCCCATTGCCCCCAGTACCCACCCAAGTTCTGCCGGAACTCTGACTTGACTCCAATCTGCAGCAGCTGGTTCTCAAACAGGACCCCATTGTTCCTGCACACGAACCTGCATGGGGCAGTGGGGGGTCAGGATGATGGTGCCTGCCTGGGCTCTGCTCTGTGCTCCCTACTtgtccccacttccctccccaaccTCACCCACAACTCACTTATTCAGCAGCTCATCAGCTTCTGGGATGGGCGGGCCAATGTCCTCAGGACCTGGGCTGCAGATGGGaaaagagggagatgggagggggctaGAGGTCAAGGCCCAGAGCTAGTGGTGGGAGACAGCAAGCCCTGAAGGAACAGAAGCCCAGAATCCATATACCTTGATTCCCCACAGAGCCCCTCAATCAGACTGGCAATTGCCTCTGATGGGAATAGGACCCTGGCAGGAGCCATCACCCCCCTACCCTGTACCAGACAGCCCTGATTCTCACTCCCACGCCCTTGCAGCTCATCAGGAGAGTCTGCTGAGAGCTCCCAGTCCCCTAACCCTCCCTGGGGGATACAAGAGtctgccccccaaccccctgaGGCCACCCCTTACTCAGCAGCTGGAGCTGGGTCAGCCAGCAAAGCCATGGGGCTCTCAGGGGCAGGCGGCTCCAGCTCGCTGGGCCATCCAATCCCAGAGCAGACAAGAGAAGACAGGCGTGGCAGGCAGCCAGTCCCAGAGAGGCAGCAAGAGGgcggagagagaaagagagagagacgggaggagagaaggagaaggaagagcaggCTGAGACGGTGACAGGGAAGGACGACACAGGGTGGCCAGGGTCAGCGAGAGCCCAGAGAGGCCCAGAGGGAGCGAGGGGGGAGACTGGGGCAGGCGGCAGCCAGGGCAGACACGAGGCTCAGGGAGagggggagctggggtggggggcagatgaAAAGGGGGCCCACCCTGGGCCCAAGGCCAGTACCTGAGGAAGGCCTCCTCGGGGCTGGGCCCCAGGCCGGGCTGGGCGGCCGGGCTGTCGGAGAAGACGTCCACCAGGAGGTTGCCTGCACCCGAGGGGGCCGGGGGTGCCGCGGGGGGAGGGGCTGCCCGCAGCCCCAGGAGGTCAGCGGAGGGCGAGGGTGTGGACTGCGGGCAACGTGGAGGCAGGTGAGAAGGGGCCGGCCTGGCCGGGCCAGCCGCCCCcgtccccagcccagcccccgggTACTCACAACGGTGCTGGGGGTGGGCTCCACGCCCCCATTGATGTCGTGGCTGCTGGGGTCCCTCCGGCTGTCATCCAGGGCGCTGCCGGCCCCCGGCCCCTTCTTGCGCTTCAGCTTGGCCAGGATGGATGACTCACGCTCGGGGAAGGGTGGCATCTCCTCCAGCACCGTGGCCTGCAAGGTTCGGTCAGGGACGGGCGTCAGCGCCGGTCTTGGGCTGGAGCAGGGGCAAGGCGCAGGGGCGGGGCACGTGGGGACTGGGCTCTGACCAGGACGTCCGTGCTGGCCACCGAGCTCAGGGTGAGGTACTCGACAGCCCGCTGCTGGAGCTCCACGTCGGCGTTGCGCAGCTGGGAGCCGGCTCGCAGCACGCCCTGGATGGTGGCCTTGGTTTCCGGGAAGAGGTTGATGAACTTGATgtaggtggagagcagtagggccCGCGTGGCCACGCTGCACAGGTGGAACTTGGAATGCAGCAGGGAGAACTGCACCGGGGGGCTGCGGGAGTGGGCGGATATCGGTGGGTGGCCGGCTCCACCACCCTCTCCTAGAAGCCCCCACGGGAGGTGC
The nucleotide sequence above comes from Bos indicus x Bos taurus breed Angus x Brahman F1 hybrid chromosome 18, Bos_hybrid_MaternalHap_v2.0, whole genome shotgun sequence. Encoded proteins:
- the AP2A1 gene encoding AP-2 complex subunit alpha-1 isoform X3 translates to MDSVKQSAALCLLRLYKASPDLVPMGEWTARVVHLLNDQHMGVVTAAVSLITCLCKKNPDDFKTCVSLAVSRLSRIVSSASTDLQDYTYYFVPAPWLSVKLLRLLQCYPPPEDAAVKGRLVECLETVLNKAQEPPKSKKVQHSNAKNAILFETISLIIHYDSEPNLLVRACNQLGQFLQHRETNLRYLALESMCTLASSEFSHEAVKTHIDTVINALKTERDVSVRQRAADLLYAMCDRSNAKQIVSEMLRYLETADYAIREEIVLKVAILAEKYAVDYSWYVDTILNLIRIAGDYVSEEVWYRVLQIVTNRDDVQGYAAKTVFEALQAPACHENMVKVGGYILGEFGNLIAGDPRSSPPVQFSLLHSKFHLCSVATRALLLSTYIKFINLFPETKATIQGVLRAGSQLRNADVELQQRAVEYLTLSSVASTDVLATVLEEMPPFPERESSILAKLKRKKGPGAGSALDDSRRDPSSHDINGGVEPTPSTVSTPSPSADLLGLRAAPPPAAPPAPSGAGNLLVDVFSDSPAAQPGLGPSPEEAFLSELEPPAPESPMALLADPAPAADPGPEDIGPPIPEADELLNKFVCRNNGVLFENQLLQIGVKSEFRQNLGRMYLFYGNKTSVQFQNFSPTVVHPGDLQTQLAVQTKRVASQVDGGAQVQQVLNIECLRDFLTPPLLSVRFRYGGAPQSLTLKLPVTINKFFQPTEMAAQDFFQRWKQLSLPQQEAQKIFKANHPMDAEVTKAKLLGFGSALLDNVDPNPENFVGAGIIQTKALQVGCLLRLEPNAQAQMYRLTLRTSKEPVSRHLCELLAQQF